Proteins encoded together in one Pelosinus sp. IPA-1 window:
- a CDS encoding DMSO/selenate family reductase complex A subunit, which yields MKKTESDIKIVPISGTHNCGGRCLNKAHVRDGKVVRITTDNEHPDTEKMPQLRGCMRCRGYRERLYHPDRLKYPMKRVGKRGEGKFERISWDEALDSIASHTKRIRQQYGPEAIYLNYGTGNVGKVAECTWMERLMGLDGGFLSYYGSYSSACSSMATPFTFGTTQTGNSREDWVNSKLIILLGWNPADVVWGTNTAYYLKLAKAAGAKIVSIDPIYSNTAAALADQWIPIRPTTDSALLDAMAYVMITENIHDKNFIDTYCLGFDEEHMPPGIPAGQSYKSYILGESEDNTPKTPTWAERITGIPVETIIQLAREYATNRPGALIQGCGPQRHAYGEQVVRSGTVLAALTGNVGVKGGWASGNGRQARANFVASIPASNPCKAQISVFSWPDAIQRGKGMGADLSVKGVKQLSSNIKLIFNLAGNCLINQHADTNGTAKLLADENLVELIVVNDQFLTSSAKFADILLPADNMLERDDITTPWVFGDYALYTSKAVDTVFECRNGYDWITDLAERLGLKEKFTEGKTLEQWMRYLVEETAKKNPGFPTYEEFKEKGVYHWQHPESAIAFKKQIEDPKNNPFPTPSGKIEIFSTRLWEMNQPREIPAVPKYVTAWEGPEDPLREKYPLQCIGPHSKRRVHSTLDNSDWMEETEVQQVSINTKDAAKRGLNNGDKVKVFNDRGTIVLTAKVTPRIMPGVVSIPQGAWWAPNEQGVDERGCINSLTKYHPTPLAFGNAQHTNLVQIKKHEAGEV from the coding sequence ATGAAAAAGACGGAGTCCGATATAAAGATTGTGCCTATCTCAGGTACGCATAATTGCGGTGGAAGATGCTTGAATAAAGCCCATGTTCGGGATGGGAAAGTCGTGCGCATAACTACGGATAATGAACATCCAGATACAGAAAAAATGCCCCAATTGCGGGGATGTATGCGATGCCGCGGGTATCGAGAACGACTTTATCATCCCGATCGATTGAAATATCCCATGAAACGAGTGGGTAAACGAGGTGAAGGGAAATTCGAACGTATTTCCTGGGACGAAGCACTAGATAGTATTGCGAGTCATACGAAACGCATTCGTCAGCAATATGGTCCCGAAGCCATTTATTTGAATTATGGTACAGGTAATGTGGGCAAGGTAGCTGAATGTACCTGGATGGAACGCTTAATGGGTTTAGATGGAGGATTCCTGTCCTATTATGGGAGCTATAGCTCGGCATGTTCGTCAATGGCTACTCCTTTTACCTTTGGTACAACTCAGACGGGCAATAGCAGAGAAGATTGGGTTAATTCCAAGCTAATTATTTTGCTTGGCTGGAATCCGGCAGATGTAGTGTGGGGAACCAATACAGCCTATTACCTTAAATTAGCCAAAGCAGCTGGAGCAAAAATTGTCAGTATTGACCCCATCTATTCGAATACCGCCGCCGCCCTTGCGGATCAATGGATACCGATCCGCCCAACGACGGACAGTGCACTTCTAGATGCAATGGCTTATGTAATGATTACAGAAAATATCCATGACAAAAATTTTATTGATACTTACTGTCTAGGTTTTGACGAAGAACATATGCCACCAGGAATTCCAGCAGGTCAGTCCTATAAAAGTTATATTCTAGGTGAAAGTGAAGACAATACACCCAAAACTCCTACTTGGGCGGAACGGATTACAGGTATACCAGTAGAGACGATTATTCAACTTGCGCGAGAATATGCAACGAATCGTCCTGGTGCGTTGATTCAAGGTTGTGGTCCTCAGCGTCATGCTTATGGCGAGCAGGTAGTGCGTAGTGGTACCGTATTGGCGGCTCTAACCGGAAATGTTGGTGTCAAAGGTGGCTGGGCATCAGGTAATGGTAGGCAAGCCAGAGCTAACTTTGTAGCCTCTATTCCAGCCTCTAATCCTTGTAAAGCGCAAATTTCTGTATTTAGTTGGCCTGATGCTATTCAACGAGGTAAAGGCATGGGGGCCGATCTAAGCGTCAAAGGTGTCAAACAATTATCTTCAAACATTAAACTCATTTTTAACTTAGCAGGAAATTGTTTAATTAATCAGCATGCTGATACGAATGGTACGGCTAAATTATTAGCAGATGAAAATTTAGTTGAACTGATTGTTGTTAATGATCAATTTCTTACATCGAGTGCTAAGTTTGCCGATATTCTTTTGCCAGCAGATAATATGCTAGAGCGTGATGATATTACTACACCATGGGTATTCGGCGATTATGCTCTCTATACAAGCAAAGCCGTTGACACTGTTTTTGAATGTCGTAATGGGTATGACTGGATCACTGATTTAGCAGAACGCTTAGGGCTTAAGGAGAAATTTACTGAAGGTAAGACTCTGGAACAGTGGATGCGTTATTTAGTTGAAGAAACTGCCAAGAAAAATCCTGGTTTTCCGACCTATGAAGAATTTAAGGAAAAAGGTGTTTACCATTGGCAACATCCAGAATCAGCGATTGCTTTTAAGAAACAGATCGAAGACCCGAAAAATAATCCCTTTCCGACACCATCTGGAAAAATTGAAATTTTTTCAACCCGTTTATGGGAGATGAACCAGCCGCGAGAAATTCCAGCAGTACCGAAATACGTTACAGCATGGGAGGGACCAGAAGATCCTCTGCGGGAAAAGTATCCGCTGCAATGTATCGGACCTCACTCTAAACGCCGTGTACATTCTACGCTGGATAATTCAGATTGGATGGAAGAAACGGAAGTACAACAAGTGTCGATAAATACTAAGGATGCAGCGAAACGTGGTCTAAATAATGGCGATAAAGTAAAAGTTTTCAATGATCGTGGTACAATTGTGCTAACTGCAAAAGTTACACCACGCATCATGCCGGGGGTAGTATCTATACCGCAAGGCGCTTGGTGGGCACCAAATGAGCAAGGGGTTGATGAGCGCGGTTGTATAAATTCTTTGACAAAGTACCATCCAACGCCATTAGCCTTTGGTAATGCCCAGCACACTAATTTA